One genomic segment of Rhinopithecus roxellana isolate Shanxi Qingling chromosome 6, ASM756505v1, whole genome shotgun sequence includes these proteins:
- the MBLAC1 gene encoding metallo-beta-lactamase domain-containing protein 1, with protein sequence MRTEPLRGASPLLVPGNPYSVVVLLQGYAEPEGVGDAVRADGSVTLVLPQTRGPASSHRKSPRGSGGAEAALEEAARGPILVDTGGPWAREALLRALAGQGVAPGDVTLVVGTHGHSDHIGNLGLFPGAALLVSHDFCLPGGRYLPHGLGEGQPLRLGPGLEVWATPGHGGQRDVSVVVAGTALGTVVVAGDVFERDGDEDSWQALSEDPAAQERSRKRVLVVADVVVPGHGPPFRVLREASQTETEGGGNSQQELVVGDEEPALH encoded by the coding sequence ATGAGGACCGAGCCATTGCGCGGGGCGTCCCCTCTGCTGGTGCCCGGCAACCCCTACTCCGTGGTGGTTCTGCTGCAGGGCTACGCGGAGCCCGAGGGCGTGGGTGACGCTGTGCGAGCCGACGGCTCCGTAACCCTGGTCCTACCCCAGACCCGGGGTCCGGCCTCCAGCCACCGAAAGTCCCCGCGCGGTAGTGGCGGCGCAGAGGCCGCCCTGGAGGAGGCGGCCCGTGGCCCCATCCTGGTGGACACCGGGGGCCCCTGGGCTCGGGAGGCGCTGCTGAGGGCGCTGGCGGGGCAGGGCGTGGCCCCGGGAGACGTGACGCTGGTGGTGGGGACCCATGGGCACTCGGATCACATCGGGAACTTGGGGCTGTTCCCAGGCGCGGCTCTGCTGGTCTCCCACGACTTCTGCCTCCCCGGAGGCCGCTACCTGCCCCACGGGCTGGGTGAGGGGCAGCCCCTGCGCCTGGGCCCGGGGCTCGAGGTGTGGGCCACGCCGGGCCACGGGGGCCAGCGCGACGTGAGCGTGGTGGTGGCCGGCACGGCTCTGGGCACCGTAGTGGTGGCGGGGGATGTGTTTGAGCGAGATGGGGACGAGGATTCGTGGCAGGCGCTGAGTGAAGACCCCGCAGCCCAGGAGCGGAGCCGGAAGAGAGTCCTGGTCGTTGCCGACGTGGTCGTACCTGGTCACGGGCCCCCCTTTCGAGTGCTCAGGGAAGCCTCGCAGACCGAGACGGAGGGTGGAGGGAATAGCCAGCAGGAGCTGGTGGTCGGAGACGAGGAGCCCGCCCTGCACTGA
- the CNPY4 gene encoding protein canopy homolog 4, with protein sequence MGPVRLGILLFLLAVHGAWAGMPKEEDDDTERLPSKCEVCKLLSTELQGELSRTGRSREVLELGQVLDTGKRKRHVPYSVSETRLEEALENLCEQILDYSVHAERKGSLRYAKGQSQTMATLKGLVQKGVKVDLGIPLELWDEPSVEVTYLKKQCETMLEEFEDVVGDWYFHHQEQPLQNFLCEGHVLPAAETACLQETWTGKEITDGEEKTEGEEEQEEEEEEEEEEGGDKMTKTGGHPKLDREDL encoded by the exons ATGGGACCTGTGCGACTGGGAatattgcttttccttttggCTGTGCACGGGGCTTGGGCTGGGATGCCGAAGGAGGAGGACGATGACACAGAACGCTTGCCCAGCAAATGCGAAG TGTGTAAGCTGCTGAGCACAGAGCTACAGGGGGAGCTGAGTCGCACTGGTCGATCTCGAGAGGTGCTGGAGCTGGGGCAGGTGCTGGACACAGGCAAGAGGAAGAGACACGTGCCTTACAGCGTTTC AGAGACAAGGCTGGAAGAGGCCTTAGAGAATTTATGTGAGCAGATCCTGGACTACAGTGTTCACGCTGAGCGCAAGGGCTCACTGAGATATGCCAAG GGTCAGAGTCAGACCATGGCAACACTGAAAGGCCTAGTGCAGAAGGGGGTGAAGGTGGATCTGGGGATCCCTCTGGAGCTGTGGGATGAGCCCAGCGTGGAGGTCAcatacctcaagaagcag TGTGAGACCATGCTGGAGGAGTTTGAAGACGTTGTGGGAGACTGGTACTTCCACCATCAGGAGCAGCCCCTACAAAATTTTCTCTGTGAAGGTCATGTGCTCCCAGCTGCTGAAACTG CATGTCTACAGGAAACTTGGACTGGAAAGGAGATCACAGATggggaagagaaaacagaaggggaggaagagcaggaggaggaggaggaagaggaggaagaggaagggggagaCAAGATGACCAAGACAGGGGGCCACCCCAAACTTGACCGAGAAGATCTTTGA